The Oncorhynchus tshawytscha isolate Ot180627B unplaced genomic scaffold, Otsh_v2.0 Un_scaffold_1528_pilon_pilon, whole genome shotgun sequence genome has a segment encoding these proteins:
- the LOC112235109 gene encoding single-stranded DNA-binding protein 3-like isoform X3 — MYAKGKGAVVPSDNQAREKLALYVYEYLLHVGAQKSAQTFLSEIRWEKNITLGEPPGFLHSWWCVFWDLYCAAPDRRENCEHSSEAKAFHDYSAAAAPSPVMGNMPPNDGMPGGPMPPGFFQGPPGSQQSPHAQPPHGMGPHGQPFMSPRFPGGPRPSLRMPNQPPGGIPGSQPLLPNSMDPTRPQGHPNMGGPMRMNAPRGMGPMGPQNYGGMRPPPNSMGGPMPGMNMGPGGRGPWPGPNANSIQYSSSSPGHYVGPPGGGGPPGTPIMPSPGDSNNSSENIYTMMNPIGPGGNRPNFPMGPGPDGPMGAMGAMEPHHMNGSLGSGDMDGLPKNSPNNMGGMSNPPGTPRDDGEMGGNFLNPFQSESYSPNMTMSV; from the exons ATGTACGCCAAGGGGAAAGGTGCTGTTGTGCCCTCAGATAACCAAGCAAGAGAAAA GTTAGCGCTGTACGTATATGAGTACCTGCTGCATGTAGGAGCACAGAAGTCTGCACAGACCTTCTTGTCGGAG ATACGATGGGAAAAGAATATTACGTTAGGGGAGCCTCCTGGATTCCTGCACTCGTGGTGGTG TGTATTCTGGGATTTGTATTGCGCtgcgccggacagacgggagaactGCGAACACTCCAGCGAGGCCAAGGCCTTCCATGATTAC AGTGCGGCAGCAGCCCCCAGTCCTGTGATGGGGAATATGCCTCCTAATGATGGTATGCCAGGAGGACCCATGCCGCCTGGATTCTTCCAG GGTCCGCCAGGCTCCCAGCAGTCTCCTCACGCACAGCCCCCCCACGGCATGGGACCACAtggacag cCTTTCATGTCACCACGGTTTCCAGGTGGACCCCGCCCCTCACTCCGAATGCCAAATCAG CCTCCAGGGGGAATCCCAGGGTCTCAGCCTCTCCTGCCAAACAGCATGGACCCCACCAGaccacaag GACATCCTAATATGGGCGGGCCAATGAGAATGAACGCTCCAAGAGGAATGGGGCCCATGGGTCCACAG AACTACGGGGGTATGAGaccccctcccaactccatgggTGGTCCTATGCCTGGGATGAACAT gggaCCTGGTGGTAGAGGGCCGTGGCCTGGTCCCAATGCTAACTCA ATACAATACTCCTCCTCATCTCCCGGCCACTATGTG GGTCCTCCAGGAGGAGGGGGGCCGCCCGGAACTCCCATCATGCCCAGCCCAGGTG ACTCCAACAACTCCAGTGAAAACATCTACACTATGATGAACCCTATAGGACCAGGAGGAAACAGACCCAAC TTCCCTATGGGCCCGGGGCCTGATGGACCGATGGGAGCTATGGGAGCCATGGAACCTCACCACATGAATGGCTCACTAG GCTCTGGGGACATGGACGGGTTGCCAAAG aACTCTCCTAACAACATGGGGGGTATGAGCAACCCTCCCGGGACGCCGCGGGACGATGGAGAGATGGGTGGAAACTTCCTCAACCCATTCCAAAGTGAAAGT TATTCACCCAACATGACGATGAGTGTGTAA
- the LOC112235109 gene encoding single-stranded DNA-binding protein 3-like isoform X1 → MYAKGKGAVVPSDNQAREKLALYVYEYLLHVGAQKSAQTFLSEIRWEKNITLGEPPGFLHSWWCVFWDLYCAAPDRRENCEHSSEAKAFHDYSAAAAPSPVMGNMPPNDGMPGGPMPPGFFQGPPGSQQSPHAQPPHGMGPHGQPFMSPRFPGGPRPSLRMPNQPPGGIPGSQPLLPNSMDPTRPQGHPNMGGPMRMNAPRGMGPMGPQNYGGMRPPPNSMGGPMPGMNMGPGGRGPWPGPNANSIQYSSSSPGHYVGPPGGGGPPGTPIMPSPGDSNNSSENIYTMMNPIGPGGNRPNFPMGPGPDGPMGAMGAMEPHHMNGSLGSGDMDGLPKNSPNNMGGMSNPPGTPRDDGEMGGNFLNPFQSESASRTALGHAGPLVKAELPDAVCGIDRKQRHRKSLLSNPAPCLSDFLSGSGQ, encoded by the exons ATGTACGCCAAGGGGAAAGGTGCTGTTGTGCCCTCAGATAACCAAGCAAGAGAAAA GTTAGCGCTGTACGTATATGAGTACCTGCTGCATGTAGGAGCACAGAAGTCTGCACAGACCTTCTTGTCGGAG ATACGATGGGAAAAGAATATTACGTTAGGGGAGCCTCCTGGATTCCTGCACTCGTGGTGGTG TGTATTCTGGGATTTGTATTGCGCtgcgccggacagacgggagaactGCGAACACTCCAGCGAGGCCAAGGCCTTCCATGATTAC AGTGCGGCAGCAGCCCCCAGTCCTGTGATGGGGAATATGCCTCCTAATGATGGTATGCCAGGAGGACCCATGCCGCCTGGATTCTTCCAG GGTCCGCCAGGCTCCCAGCAGTCTCCTCACGCACAGCCCCCCCACGGCATGGGACCACAtggacag cCTTTCATGTCACCACGGTTTCCAGGTGGACCCCGCCCCTCACTCCGAATGCCAAATCAG CCTCCAGGGGGAATCCCAGGGTCTCAGCCTCTCCTGCCAAACAGCATGGACCCCACCAGaccacaag GACATCCTAATATGGGCGGGCCAATGAGAATGAACGCTCCAAGAGGAATGGGGCCCATGGGTCCACAG AACTACGGGGGTATGAGaccccctcccaactccatgggTGGTCCTATGCCTGGGATGAACAT gggaCCTGGTGGTAGAGGGCCGTGGCCTGGTCCCAATGCTAACTCA ATACAATACTCCTCCTCATCTCCCGGCCACTATGTG GGTCCTCCAGGAGGAGGGGGGCCGCCCGGAACTCCCATCATGCCCAGCCCAGGTG ACTCCAACAACTCCAGTGAAAACATCTACACTATGATGAACCCTATAGGACCAGGAGGAAACAGACCCAAC TTCCCTATGGGCCCGGGGCCTGATGGACCGATGGGAGCTATGGGAGCCATGGAACCTCACCACATGAATGGCTCACTAG GCTCTGGGGACATGGACGGGTTGCCAAAG aACTCTCCTAACAACATGGGGGGTATGAGCAACCCTCCCGGGACGCCGCGGGACGATGGAGAGATGGGTGGAAACTTCCTCAACCCATTCCAAAGTGAAAGT GCTTCTAGGACAGCCCTGGGGCATGCTGGGCCTCTAGTGAAGGCGGAGCTTCCCGACGCTGTCTGTGGCATAGACAGGAAACAGAGACACAGGaagtccctactctctaaccccgcTCCCTGCCTCTCTGACTTCTTGTCAGGCTCTGGACAATGA
- the LOC112235109 gene encoding single-stranded DNA-binding protein 3-like isoform X2 — MYAKGKGAVVPSDNQAREKLALYVYEYLLHVGAQKSAQTFLSEIRWEKNITLGEPPGFLHSWWCVFWDLYCAAPDRRENCEHSSEAKAFHDYSAAAAPSPVMGNMPPNDGMPGGPMPPGFFQGPPGSQQSPHAQPPHGMGPHGQPFMSPRFPGGPRPSLRMPNQPPGGIPGSQPLLPNSMDPTRPQGHPNMGGPMRMNAPRGMGPMGPQNYGGMRPPPNSMGGPMPGMNMGPGGRGPWPGPNANSIQYSSSSPGHYVGPPGGGGPPGTPIMPSPDSNNSSENIYTMMNPIGPGGNRPNFPMGPGPDGPMGAMGAMEPHHMNGSLGSGDMDGLPKNSPNNMGGMSNPPGTPRDDGEMGGNFLNPFQSESASRTALGHAGPLVKAELPDAVCGIDRKQRHRKSLLSNPAPCLSDFLSGSGQ, encoded by the exons ATGTACGCCAAGGGGAAAGGTGCTGTTGTGCCCTCAGATAACCAAGCAAGAGAAAA GTTAGCGCTGTACGTATATGAGTACCTGCTGCATGTAGGAGCACAGAAGTCTGCACAGACCTTCTTGTCGGAG ATACGATGGGAAAAGAATATTACGTTAGGGGAGCCTCCTGGATTCCTGCACTCGTGGTGGTG TGTATTCTGGGATTTGTATTGCGCtgcgccggacagacgggagaactGCGAACACTCCAGCGAGGCCAAGGCCTTCCATGATTAC AGTGCGGCAGCAGCCCCCAGTCCTGTGATGGGGAATATGCCTCCTAATGATGGTATGCCAGGAGGACCCATGCCGCCTGGATTCTTCCAG GGTCCGCCAGGCTCCCAGCAGTCTCCTCACGCACAGCCCCCCCACGGCATGGGACCACAtggacag cCTTTCATGTCACCACGGTTTCCAGGTGGACCCCGCCCCTCACTCCGAATGCCAAATCAG CCTCCAGGGGGAATCCCAGGGTCTCAGCCTCTCCTGCCAAACAGCATGGACCCCACCAGaccacaag GACATCCTAATATGGGCGGGCCAATGAGAATGAACGCTCCAAGAGGAATGGGGCCCATGGGTCCACAG AACTACGGGGGTATGAGaccccctcccaactccatgggTGGTCCTATGCCTGGGATGAACAT gggaCCTGGTGGTAGAGGGCCGTGGCCTGGTCCCAATGCTAACTCA ATACAATACTCCTCCTCATCTCCCGGCCACTATGTG GGTCCTCCAGGAGGAGGGGGGCCGCCCGGAACTCCCATCATGCCCAGCCCAG ACTCCAACAACTCCAGTGAAAACATCTACACTATGATGAACCCTATAGGACCAGGAGGAAACAGACCCAAC TTCCCTATGGGCCCGGGGCCTGATGGACCGATGGGAGCTATGGGAGCCATGGAACCTCACCACATGAATGGCTCACTAG GCTCTGGGGACATGGACGGGTTGCCAAAG aACTCTCCTAACAACATGGGGGGTATGAGCAACCCTCCCGGGACGCCGCGGGACGATGGAGAGATGGGTGGAAACTTCCTCAACCCATTCCAAAGTGAAAGT GCTTCTAGGACAGCCCTGGGGCATGCTGGGCCTCTAGTGAAGGCGGAGCTTCCCGACGCTGTCTGTGGCATAGACAGGAAACAGAGACACAGGaagtccctactctctaaccccgcTCCCTGCCTCTCTGACTTCTTGTCAGGCTCTGGACAATGA
- the LOC121846180 gene encoding uncharacterized protein LOC121846180, whose translation MTEGKEISYSIAMAANIPPPNPMVLTGDWNTNWDNFRDEFEDYALATGLHEKPNEVQAATLRSLMGSECRHIYRHNLTLTARLQCDAKAILDALENYFKPARNVIYERFVFGSCKQEEGGAQVNERNPGGETPLLALCKALRREPTGPGTLKLLRYLLDNQADPNAQDRSGRTALMYSCMERAGAQLASTLLSAGSDPSMADYSGASAMVYTINAQHQPTLQVSREEGCVCVDVFNFTWWDQNRGDEGEEERRSGSETLC comes from the exons ATGACTGAAGGCAAAGAAATCTCATATTCCATTGCTATGGCAGCGAACATTCCGCCACCAAATCccatggttctcacaggggaCTGGAATACTAATTGGGACAACTTTAGGGATGAATTCGAGGACTATGCGCTGGCGACCGGTCTACATGAGAAACCCAACGAGGTACAAGCGGCAACTCTGAGGAGTTTAATGGGCAGCGAATGCAGGCATATCTATCGGCACAATCTCACCCTCACAGCACGTCTACAGTGTGATGCAAAGGCTATATTGGATGCATTGGAGAATTACTTCAAACCCGCCAGAAACGTAATTTATGAGCGGTTCGTTTTCGGAAGCTGTAAACAGGAAGAGG gggGTGCCCAGGTCAACGAGAGAAACCCAGGAGGAGAGACTCCTCTCCTGGCCTTGTGTAAAGCCCTGAGACGGGAACCCACTGGACCTGGAACCCTGAAACTGCTCAGATACCTACTAGACAACCAG GCAGACCCTAATGCCCAGGACCGGTCAGGCCGTACAGCTCTGATGTATTCCTGTATGGAGAGGGCTGGAGCTCAGCTagcctctactctcctctcagcTGGATCTGACCCCAGTATGGCGGACTACTCTGGAGCTTCAGCTATGGTCTACACTATCAATGCACAGCACCAGCCTACACTACAGGTCagcagggaggaggggtgtgtgtgtgtggatgtgtttaactTTACTTGGTGGGACCAGaacagaggagatgagggagaggaggaaaggaggagcgGGAGTGAGACCCTATGTTAG